Genomic window (Streptosporangium brasiliense):
AGTGCCATGGCTGCCGCCGACGAAGCCGGATGGTTCAACATCGCCTGGAACGAGTGGACAGACCTCGGTCAGATCCGTGCCCATCCTGGACGAGCCGGAGTTCGCACCGATCCTGGCCGCCCCGTCACCCGCGATGGCTCCCGCCATCACCCGACTGGTCGTCTCCACCATCACCACCTCGGTCGGCCTGCAGGGCCATCCGCCAGTGCAGGAGGCCATACGGGGTGGGCGGCCGATCCACTGTGCTCAGGGCTCGGCGATCAGTGTGATCCGTTGGTGTCGTTCTGGCTGGGTTTCGGTTCGGGCATCCGTAGGTAGAGGTTGGTAAGCACCTTTCCGGCCTTGAGCCAGTCGAGCTCCTGCGCCTCCAGCGCGGTGATCGCTTCCTGCTCGCCGGCGAACTCGCGGTCGAGCCGGGCGCCCTGGAGTCCGGTCGCCCAGCTGCTGCCCCACACCCCGACGGCGAACTCGCCGCTGTACTTGCGCATGACGGAGCCGCGTCTGGGGTCTGACCAGATCGGGACCCGCCGGAACGACCGCGGCAGGGAGGCGGCGAAGTCCTCGACCAGTCCGGCCGCTTCCTCAGCTGTCGGCGGGGACAGCCAGACCGAGTAGTTCATCTCGGCCTGACCGCGAGATGTGTAGTAGGTGCCCTCCATGAGCAGCACGTGGCGCCCGTAGCGCTGCGCCGCTCGGTAGTTGTGCTTGCCGGAGAAGGCCACTGTCTGCTGGTCACATCTGGTCGCGTCGGCGACGAAGTCGACGTCGCTGGCGGGGCTCAGGGTGAACGGCACGGGCGAGGCGGCGACGGACCGGCCGTCGAACACGACCACGCTTGCGCGAAACAGGTCGATGTACCAGACCCGGTCGGCGGCGCGCTGGGCGAACAGCCGAAAGGACGGATGGCGCTGTTCGGTGACCCACGCGACCAGCTTGACCGCCTGCTCCGGCCAGTCGGCGGCCGGACCACCCGCGTCGAGCAAGGCGGCGGCGGCCCGGTCGAACTCGCCACCGGCGAGCCGGTCCATGTCGCGGACGCAGTCCGGGCAGTCGTCGACGCCGCCCTCCATGAACGTGTGGAACCCACGGTGCTTGCGGAGCGGCCGGCCGGTCTTGTACCGACGCCACAGTGCATACCACGCGGCCGCCCGGCCTCGGTCGTACCGACGCGTCGCGGCCTCGACCCCGTGCCCGAGGATGCGTACGGCCAGCTCCGAGTCGGTCCCCTCCACCCAGCGTTCAACCCAGTGATCGGTGGCCTCCATGACCTCCCGATCGTTGCGCGACTCCGTCCGCCGTCCCGACCGATACGTCCCGGGCGTCTTGTGGATACCGGAGACGTACTCGTGAACGGTGCGCGTCCTCGGCCCGGACCCGGCCCGCAGCCGGGCCATCACCGATCTATGGAGCTCAGGCGCCCACACCCGGCCCATGCCCTCCGGCACGTCGGCGTCGTCGTCGAACAGCGCCTCAACGTAGCGGTCCAGATCGCTCATTGGCCCCTCCCGGCGCGACGTCCACGCCGACGACCGCCAGGCGCGACAACAGCAGCGATGGTACGGCCGGGGCGCAAGGAATCCTTGCGGATGAGTTTTCGACCATCCGCTCATCGGCATGTCCGGACGTTGCGCGGGCTCCGACGCTCTCAGCTCCGTCACGGAGAATACCGGACGGGCGTGGCGATCGTGGGTTGGTCCTTGCACCGTTCCCGGCGCCAGGCCCACGCGAGCAAGCCACAAGGCCGTGACGGTCTGACTGGGCGGACGCTCCACCTTGCGGCTCATCGCACCGACCGAGCGGAGGGCCCTATGCGGTCGCCGGGGACGCCGGAGCCCCGCCGTGAGCAATCACGGCAGAGCGCCTTGCGCCGACTCGACCCGGCGGACACCGCAGAAAGCCCTCCCGGAGACTGCAGGCGCGCGGGGGGGCGACGCCGGTTCGGCGGGTCACGACGCGTCGTAGCGCAGGCGGGAGGCGGCCACGTGCTCGCGGTGCTGCTCGGCCCATGTGATGAGCCCAGAGACCTGGGCCGAGAGTGTCTGCCCGACGGGGGTGAGGGCGTAGTCCACCCGGGGCGGGGAGGTGGGGGTGACGGTCCGCTCGACCAGGCCGTCGCGCTCCAGGCTGCGCAGGGTCAGGGTGAGCATCCGCTGGGATATGCCCTCGATGGCGCGCTGCAGTTCGGAGTAGCGCTTGGGCCCGCTGCCGAGCAGGTTCATCACCAGGACACTCCATTTGTCCCCGACGCGGTCGAGGATGTCGCGTAGCCGGCAGGTCGGGTGATCCTCGCCGATCGTTTCGCGCACATCGGTGTGCCTTGCGCGGGTCAAAGTGCCTTCTTCCGTCATGGCGGCATTGTGGACCAGACTCCATGAGCGCACAAGAAGTAACCAGCGCACAGAAAGTGCTGTTGCGATGAGCATCGACCTGACCGATCCCCCACTCCGATCCGGCCCTCGCCCACGGACCACGGGCCTGGAGATCCCGCACGACCAGCTCGACCAGTTCTCCCCGCCGCACATCAGGGCCGCCCTGGTGGCGGACGCACAGGCGCTGGCGGGCGTGTTCACCGGCCCCAGCCAGGTGTCCGAGCCCGCCTCGCTGGCGCTGCGGCTGCACGAGCCCGCCGGGCCATGGGCGGCGTTCCTGCACCCCAGCCGCGACGAGTTCGGGCACATCCACCGCTCGGGCTTCCTCCATCTCACCGTGCCCGTGCCGCTCATCGAGCCGCTTGGGCGCGCGGGGTGGATCGAGCCGCATCCGATCAGCCGTCGTCCTGAGTGGCCGGACACGATCGTGATGCTGTACGCCCCCCGCGACGAGGCCGAACTGGCCGTCGCCCGCGCCGTCCTGCGCGCCTCCTGGCGGCAGGCCACCGCATCTTCTACGGAAACGGAGTGATCCTTATGCGTGCCATGGCTTTCACCGACTTCGGCGCCGATCTGGCGGCCACCGACCTGCCCGTGCCCGAGCCCGGTCCCGGCGAGGTGCTGGTCCAGGTGCTGGTCTCCTCGGTCAACGGCTTTGACCTGGGCGTGCTGGGCGGCTACCTCAAGGGCGTGTACGACTACGACTTCCCCGTCGTGCTCGGCAAGGACTTCGCCGGCACCGTGGCGGCCGTCGGCGCCGGCGTGACCGGCCTGACGCCGGGTGAGGACGTGTTCGGCGTGGTCGTGCGCCCGACCCTGGGGCAAGGCGGCTTCGCCGAGTACGTGGTGGTGAGCGGGCAGTACGGCCTGGCCAAGATCCCCGACGGGCTCGACCGCACCCGCGCGGGTGTGCTGGGACTGGCCGGTAGCGCCGCGCTCAACGCCATCGACGCCGTCGCCCCGGCACCGGGGGAAACCGTCCTGATCTCAGGTGCGACCGGCGGCGTGGGCGCGTTCGCCGTCCAAATGGCCGCCGCGCGCGGCGCCGGCGTGATCGCCACCGCCAGACCCGGGGCCGAAGCCGCCTTCGTCACCGGCCTGGGCGCCACCTGGGCCGTCGACCACACCGACCTGCAGGCGCAGGTACGCGCGATCGCGCCCGACGGGGTGAATGCCGCGCTGCACCTGGCGGGCGACGGCCGCACCGTCGCCGCCCTGCTGGCCGACGGCGGGCGGCTGGCCTCCACCCTGCATTACCTGCCCGACGAGCCCGGCCGCGACATCAAGGCCACGGCGGTGATGGCCGACCCCAACCCGGTCACCCTCGCCCGGCTCGCCGCCGACGCTGCCGAAGGACGCCTGCGGGTGCCGGTGGCCCGTTCCTACCCGCTGGCCGAGGTGCCGCGCGCGATCGCCGACTTCACCGCCGGAACCGTCGGCAAGCTCGCCGTCACGATCTGAAGGAGGCGCCGTGACCACCAACGCCGAATCGGGGTCTCGGTGCTTCTCCCGCTTGAAGGACGGGCGGAGTGACTCGGCGTCCCGGACGGCGTGCACACCAGGATCGGGTCTCCCTGATCTCCTCGTCGATCTTCACGTACAGTCCGGTGATGCTTCACCTACAGTCCGGTGACGAAGGTGTCCGGGTGCTCGTTCGGCATGGATGTCCCGGTTGCGGCGTGCACTGCCGAGCTGGGGTGTCAGGCATCGCGATATCGCGATGCCTGACGCCTGACGGATGATCCGCCCAGTTGTCACGCGGTCATCGGGCGGCGACGGTCTCTGTGGTCTCCGTCTCGTCCGCGGTGGCGGAAGCCGAGTCCTTCGGGCCGCGAAAAGCGATGTGGACGAGCAGCACGCCCATGACGGCGACGCCTGCCCACATGGCCTGCTGCCAGCCGTCGACGAAGGACAGCTGGGCGGCGCGGACCAGGTCCTGTGCGTGCGAGCCCGCGCCCCCGCAGCCTCGACTGCGTTGGCGATGCCTTCCCGAGCGGTGTCCGCGGTCCCCTGCGGGATGCCGTGCAGCCTGCCGTCGACGGCGCTGCGGTAGCCGGCGGACAGAAGCGCGCCGAGCAGGGCGACACCGAGAGCGGTGCCGAACTCGCGGGTGACGTCGTTGAGGGCGGAGGCAACGCCCTGCTTCTCCCGCGGCAGGGAGCTGGTGATGGCCTCGGTGGAGGGCGTCATCGACAGACCCATACCGACGCCCATGGCGAGCATGCCGGCCAGGATGGAGAGGTATCCGCCGTCGACGGAGACGAACAGAGCCATCGATGCCAGGCCGAGGGTGGCCAGGGCGACGCCCACGGTCATGGTGGAGCGGGCACCGATGCGTGCGGCCATCTTGGGGGCCAGGCCGGACGCCATCATCATCATGACGGCCATCGGCATCATCGCCACGGTGGACAGCAGCCCGGACCAGCCCAGGAGGGCCTGGAAGAACGGGAAGAGAACCACGGCGATACCCGCCTGGACCCCGAAGACCACCAGCAGCGTGATCGAGCCGCCGGCCAGGCCGCGCTCACGGAACAGGCGCACATCCAGCAGCGAGGCGTCGCGGCGGTGCAGCTCCCAGGCCACGAATCCGACAGCGGCGATGACACCGACGATCAGGCTGATCAGAGTCACCGGGGCGGCCCAGCCGCGCTCGGGGCCTTCCTGCAGAACAAAGATCAGACCGATCACAGCGACGGCGGACAGCGATGCGCCCGTGGTGTCGAAGGGATGAGTGGAGTGCTCGCGGGAGTTGGGCACCGACTTCAGCGTCATCGCCAGAGCTACGACGGCCAGGACCACGGGCAGGACGAACAGCCGGCGCCAGTCGGCGACATCGACCAGCAGCGCGGACAGGAACATGCCCAGGATGCCGCCGCCCCCGGCGACACCGGTCCACACACCGATCGCCTTGCCCCGCTGCTCCTCAGGGAACGTACTCGTGATGACGGCCAGCGTGATCGGCATGATCATCGCAGCGCTCACACCGGCGGCCACGCGCGCGGCGATCATCACCCCGGCCGACGGAGCCAGCCCCGCGACGATGCCAGCGGCACCGAAGATGGTCAGTCCGGTGATCAGCATGGGCTTACGGCCCAGCCGGTCACCGATGGCGCCGAGCGGCAGCAGCAGCGCGGCCAGGGCCAGGGTGTAGATATTGATGATCCACATAACGGTGTTCTGCGAAGCGCCGAACTCCACAGCCATGTGGGTCTGGGCGACGTTCAGCCCTGACACCGACGCGATGACGGCCATCAGCGCGATGGAGACGGCGATCAGGATCGTGCGCAGCTGACGCGCATCCGGCGCACCCCCGCCGCTCGCTGGTGCCGCCGTCTGGGGAGGCTGGTCCGTACTCATGTCTTCCTTCCGATAGAGGGCATGCGGGATCAGCGCCGGAGCAGGGCCGGTCGCCGAATTGATGAGGTGAAGGCCCGTACTCGCTCACCGCGCGGACCGTTGGGTGTGGCCGCGCAGCTCAGCGGCGGAGGGGTTCAGGCGGTGGTGTTCTCGCTCTGTGCCGCAGCGCGGGCCGCGTCGGTGTCCGGGGCGGCCAGGAGGGCGTTGATGTGGGAGCCGGCCAGGGCGCCGCCCTCGTCGTTGACGACTTCCTGCACGGGGGGCTCGATGACGCGGATGTGGCGGGCGGCGGAGCGGGCGCGGGTGTCCGCGTCCAGCTCGGTGCCGCGGGTGAAGTAGGTGAGGTCGTCGGTCAGCCGGCGGAACACCCAGGCGTGGTGGACCGAGGCGGGCCCGGTGGCGAGGATGCCGATCGGCTCATCGCGTACCTCCCAGCCGTGGCAGTAGGGGCAGTGCACCACGCCGTGACCCCGGTGCCCGGCCAGGCCGGGCACCTCGGGCAGCACGTCGCGCAGGCCGGTGGCCACCAGCACCCGGCGCGCCGTCACCGTGCGGCCGTCCGTCAGGCCGACGGTGAACCGCAGATCACCCTCGGGTGACGGGGCGGCCGGTCCGGCCGAGGCCACCTCGCCGGACACGATCTGGCCGCCGTACTGGCGTACCTGCTGCCGTCCCGCTTGAGGATCTCGGCCTGCGGCGTGCCGTCCAGGACGATGAGGCCGTGCATGGCTGCGGCGGGGGCGTTGCGCGGGGTGCCACTGTCGATCACGACGACCGAGCGGCGCGAGCGGGCCGGCATCAGGGCCCCGTTCAGGCCCGCGGCGCCGCCGCCGATCACCACCACCTCCACGGTCCCGGTCTCAGCGGGCAGTTCGTCGCTCTCGTAGCGGGAAGTCTGCGCAGACATGTCGCGCCCTCTCGTCGTGCGTGGCCCCCCGTTCCGGACCACCTGTGGTCGACGTTAAGCCCGCATTGCAGCAGAGGCATACCATGTTGCCCATGACGCAAGAAGATGGGCAGCTGGACAGCCTCGTACGCAAACGGATCCGCGCCCTGCGGGTCGCCCAGGGCTGGTCCCTGGAAGAACTGGCCACCCGCGCCAACCTCAGCCAGTCCTCGCTCAGCCGCATCGAGAACGGCCGGCGCCGCCTCGCCCTGGACCAGCTCGTCACCCTCGCCCGCGCTCTGGACACCACCCTGGACCAGCTGGTGGAGAACGCCGCCGACGATGTCGTCATCAGCCCGATGATCGACGGCACCCACGGTCTGATGCGCTGGCCCATAAAGGGTGACCCCGGCATGAGCGTGATGCGTCAGCGGATGACCGGACCGCCGCCCGACAACCCTGCCCGCATGCGCGCCCATCCCGGCCGCGAATGGCTTGTGGTCCTGTCCGGCACCGCCGTCCTCATGCTCGGCCATCGCCGGTTCCGCATCGAGACCAACCAGGCCGCCGAGTTCCCCACCATGATGCCGCACGCGATCGGCGCCGAGGGTGGGCCGTGCGAGATCATGGGCATCTTCGACCGCGACGCCCGCCGCGGCCACCAACGCGACGTCGCCGAGGCCGGCGACCGCGGCGACGCCCAGACCCCCTGTGAGTGACGACGCCAGAGGCCCGGCGCACGCGGGATCTTGCGTGATGGGCAGCAGACGAAGCGACCTTCTTGCGTAAACCGCAAGTGGCTGTGCTGTAGACGCATGAGCGTCTTACGGTGTTGCCATGACCCAAGCGCACCAGCACACCCCCCACGGCGAAGGCGGCCACCGCCACGGTCCCAGCGAAGGCGGCCACCACCAGGCGCACGATGACGGCGGCAAGGCGGAGATCCTTGACCTGGATGCCGAGGTGCTCGCCGAGCACATCGCATTCATCACCGCCTGGCTGCCGCTGAAGACCGAGCCGCGCCAGATCGTGGATCTGGGCTGCGGCACGGGGGCGGGCACCTTCGCGCTCCTCGAGCGTTTCCCTGAGGCGTACGTCACCGCCGTCGACACCTCGGCCGGGCACCTGCAGCGCCTGCGCGAGAAGGCGTGCGCCCGTGGAGTGGAGGAGCGCGTGCGCACCGTGCAGGCCGACCTCGACGCTGCTGACTGGCCCGATCTCGGGACGCCGGACCTGGTGTGGGCCTCGGCCTCGATGCACCACATGGCCCACCCCCACCGCGCCCTGACCAGCGTCCACGACCTGCTCGCCCCGGGCGGCCTGTTCGCCGTCGTCGAGCTGGACGGCTTCCCCCGCTTCCTGCCCGCCGACGCCCCCGAGAATCGGCCCGGTCTCGAAGAACGCTGCCACAGGGCGACCGACAGCTTCCACGCCGAGCACGTCCCGCACCGCGGCGCCGACTGGGGACCGATGCTGTCGGCCGCCGGTTTCACCGTCGAAGACGAGCGCACCATCGCCGTGAACATCGAAGGCGACCGCGGCGGAGCCGTCGGCCGCTACGCCCACGGGGGCCTGCAGCGCATCCGCGGCGCCGCCGCACCAGCGCTCAGCCCCGAAGACCTCGCCGCACTCGACGAGCTGCTCGACACCAACAGCCCGCACAGCATCCTGCGCCGCGACGACCTCGCCGTACGCACCGAGCGCACCGTCTGGGCAGCCCGCCGCGCCTGAACCCTGGCCGCCCTCCAGGAATTCCCCGGCCGCCGGCTAGTGATCTTCACCGACGAGGCCAACGGGGACCAGACCCCCGAGATCGGCCGCCGGCTCGTACTGCCCCTCCTGGAGCCCGGCAGCACGCTGACCGTCGACTTCAACCAGGCCGCGCTCTCCTGTCACCACCTGAACCCGGAGGTGTTCGTCTGCCCCCTTGCGCCGCCCGGCAACCACCTGCCGATGCGCATCGAGGTCGGCGAGCGTGCCCTGATCCACAACACCACCGACCGGAGCTGACCCGCCCCGCCCCCCTGCCACAACCCATCCGTACAGGAAGAAGACCAGCATGAGCCAGGACCTCAAGGACAAGGCAGTCACCTACCTCCGTGCCCTCGAGTCGCGCGACTGGAAGCGCGTCCGCGCCCTGTGCGCCGAGACGGCCACCGTCTGGCACAACGACGGCAAGGGCGAGCAGAGCATCGAGGAATACGTGAACTTCATCCCCGCCGGCCAAGACAGCTAAGACGGCGAAAGCGTCCGTCCACCGTCGTCACCGCGCCACGGAAGCCGATGCGCCGTGCGGCCCCATCCAGTCGGAGCGGCTCGCGGCTCCGCCAGGCACCTGGTCAAGGAGTTCGTTCTGCCTCGGCTGCAACAGCAGCCCGACTGTCGCACGCTCACGCCGCTCTTCGAGCGCGACGTGTATGACCTGGCACGTCAGTATCCGGAACCACTCGTCCAGTCCCTGCTGCGTCGCGGCCCCTTGGCCAACGTGGCCTTCACCGATCCCGATCACCTGCTCCGGGTCCTTCGCCGGGGACTCCGGAAAATCCGATACCGCAGTCATCTCCTGGATGGATGCTTCGCGGGCACTCCACCGGCCCGCGCCAGTCCTGGGTCACCGCCCGGGCCGAGGACCTGCACGTGACCGGACTCACCGGTAGACCGTCGGCTTCTTCTGCTCGCCGGGAAACACCATGATCAACAGTTGCACCGCGCCGTCCGGAGCGTCGGGATTCTGGTGGACGAGCTTGCGTCCGCGCAGGTGGACGCGGACGCGGTAGGACCCCGGGCCGGCGGGTGTGAGCGCAGGCAGGCGGTTGCCCCAACCATCGACGAGGGCCAGCGAACCCTTCGGGCTGTCGTAGCCGACCTCGACCACCTCCTCCCCCCCCCTGATCTCCAGGGGCGGCCGTCGGGTGTAGGACTCGACGGTCACACAGGCGTGCCCGATCTCGTCGGCCGCCCAGATCGTCAGTGCGCCTCGCTCGCTGCCGACCAGGTCTTCGACCGTCTCGGGGACAGTGCCCTCATACCCGTCCTCCCACGCGTTGATGGTCCAGAACTCGGTCCACATGGTGGCGCGGCGCTGGCGTACCGGCTTGATCTTCGGGCGGTGTGTGCGGTGCGCGGCACAGGCTTTCTCCTTCTCCGCGACGTACGCCGCCTCTTCTTCTTGCTTCCGCTTGCCCTCTTGTTCCTGCCATCGGGCCACCGCCGGACACAGCGGTGCCAGCGCGCGGCCCAGGGAGGCGTGCGGTGCCTGCTGTACGGCTCGCGCTTCGAGGTTGCCGCCCTGCCGGGTGGCCAGGCCGCACAGGTGGTGTCCATGGGCCAGGACCACTCGGTCGGGTGCCTGCCCCCATCCCTCGATGCCCCCCTCGGCGTAGAAGGAGTTGTAGCCGCGTACCTGACACAGGAAGCCCTTCTCTCCCGTGCTCAGCCCCCTGACCGTGCCGTCGCCGAATCCCGCACAGTCGAGTTCCCCCTCGCTGCTCACCGTGCCGGCGGGGGCCGCCTCCGCCAGGGCCAGGACTGTCACGCTCAGTGCCAGGATCGCGAGTGCCGTGCGGGCGGGGCGACCTCGTCGTATGAACGCGCGCCGGGGGGCGCGGACCGCGGCCAGGACCAGAATCGGGGGTGCCAGACGGTAGAGGTCGGTTCCCACAGCCCCGTTCAGCAGGGCCGGTGGACCCCATGCCTCCAGGCAGTGGGTATCGAGTGCGGCGTCGAGCGTGACCAGCAGGAGTCCGCAGAGGGGGGACAGGAGCAGTGCCGCGGCGGCGCAGCGGGCGATGATCCGGCCGAGCCGGGCACGGCCGGATCGGAGGCTCAGGCACCAGCCCGTGAAGGCCAGGGCGATCATCGGTGCGCCGCCGTACTCGAGAAGAGGGAAGTCCTCGAGCGTACGCTGCGGGGATCGGAGCAGGTCGTTGATCTGGTTGCCCAGGCACTGTCCCGAGGACATCCACACGTAGCTCTGGCTGCCGTCGTTCCCGGACAGGAGTGTTTCGATCCAGAACAGGAGGGCGGGAAACAGCGCGGTCAGCAGCGCCGCGGCCCAGAGGATCGATGATCGTTGA
Coding sequences:
- a CDS encoding DUF1684 domain-containing protein produces the protein MAALQEFPGRRLVIFTDEANGDQTPEIGRRLVLPLLEPGSTLTVDFNQAALSCHHLNPEVFVCPLAPPGNHLPMRIEVGERALIHNTTDRS
- a CDS encoding winged helix-turn-helix transcriptional regulator produces the protein MTRARHTDVRETIGEDHPTCRLRDILDRVGDKWSVLVMNLLGSGPKRYSELQRAIEGISQRMLTLTLRSLERDGLVERTVTPTSPPRVDYALTPVGQTLSAQVSGLITWAEQHREHVAASRLRYDAS
- a CDS encoding MFS transporter; its protein translation is MSTDQPPQTAAPASGGGAPDARQLRTILIAVSIALMAVIASVSGLNVAQTHMAVEFGASQNTVMWIINIYTLALAALLLPLGAIGDRLGRKPMLITGLTIFGAAGIVAGLAPSAGVMIAARVAAGVSAAMIMPITLAVITSTFPEEQRGKAIGVWTGVAGGGGILGMFLSALLVDVADWRRLFVLPVVLAVVALAMTLKSVPNSREHSTHPFDTTGASLSAVAVIGLIFVLQEGPERGWAAPVTLISLIVGVIAAVGFVAWELHRRDASLLDVRLFRERGLAGGSITLLVVFGVQAGIAVVLFPFFQALLGWSGLLSTVAMMPMAVMMMMASGLAPKMAARIGARSTMTVGVALATLGLASMALFVSVDGGYLSILAGMLAMGVGMGLSMTPSTEAITSSLPREKQGVASALNDVTREFGTALGVALLGALLSAGYRSAVDGRLHGIPQGTADTAREGIANAVEAAGARARTHRTWSAPPSCPSSTAGSRPCGQASPSWACCSSTSLFAARRTRLPPPRTRRRPQRPSPPDDRVTTGRIIRQASGIAISRCLTPQLGSARRNRDIHAERAPGHLRHRTVGEASPDCT
- a CDS encoding FAD-dependent oxidoreductase, translated to MSGEVASAGPAAPSPEGDLRFTVGLTDGRTVTARRVLVATGLRDVLPEVPGLAGHRGHGVVHCPYCHGWEVRDEPIGILATGPASVHHAWVFRRLTDDLTYFTRGTELDADTRARSAARHIRVIEPPVQEVVNDEGGALAGSHINALLAAPDTDAARAAAQSENTTA
- a CDS encoding class I SAM-dependent methyltransferase, producing MTQAHQHTPHGEGGHRHGPSEGGHHQAHDDGGKAEILDLDAEVLAEHIAFITAWLPLKTEPRQIVDLGCGTGAGTFALLERFPEAYVTAVDTSAGHLQRLREKACARGVEERVRTVQADLDAADWPDLGTPDLVWASASMHHMAHPHRALTSVHDLLAPGGLFAVVELDGFPRFLPADAPENRPGLEERCHRATDSFHAEHVPHRGADWGPMLSAAGFTVEDERTIAVNIEGDRGGAVGRYAHGGLQRIRGAAAPALSPEDLAALDELLDTNSPHSILRRDDLAVRTERTVWAARRA
- a CDS encoding XRE family transcriptional regulator, whose product is MTQEDGQLDSLVRKRIRALRVAQGWSLEELATRANLSQSSLSRIENGRRRLALDQLVTLARALDTTLDQLVENAADDVVISPMIDGTHGLMRWPIKGDPGMSVMRQRMTGPPPDNPARMRAHPGREWLVVLSGTAVLMLGHRRFRIETNQAAEFPTMMPHAIGAEGGPCEIMGIFDRDARRGHQRDVAEAGDRGDAQTPCE
- a CDS encoding luciferase domain-containing protein → MSIDLTDPPLRSGPRPRTTGLEIPHDQLDQFSPPHIRAALVADAQALAGVFTGPSQVSEPASLALRLHEPAGPWAAFLHPSRDEFGHIHRSGFLHLTVPVPLIEPLGRAGWIEPHPISRRPEWPDTIVMLYAPRDEAELAVARAVLRASWRQATASSTETE
- a CDS encoding FAD-binding protein, producing MSAQTSRYESDELPAETGTVEVVVIGGGAAGLNGALMPARSRRSVVVIDSGTPRNAPAAAMHGLIVLDGTPQAEILKRDGSRYASTAARSCPARWPRPDRPPRHPRVICGSPSA
- a CDS encoding NADP-dependent oxidoreductase, which translates into the protein MRAMAFTDFGADLAATDLPVPEPGPGEVLVQVLVSSVNGFDLGVLGGYLKGVYDYDFPVVLGKDFAGTVAAVGAGVTGLTPGEDVFGVVVRPTLGQGGFAEYVVVSGQYGLAKIPDGLDRTRAGVLGLAGSAALNAIDAVAPAPGETVLISGATGGVGAFAVQMAAARGAGVIATARPGAEAAFVTGLGATWAVDHTDLQAQVRAIAPDGVNAALHLAGDGRTVAALLADGGRLASTLHYLPDEPGRDIKATAVMADPNPVTLARLAADAAEGRLRVPVARSYPLAEVPRAIADFTAGTVGKLAVTI